A portion of the Bactrocera neohumeralis isolate Rockhampton chromosome 2, APGP_CSIRO_Bneo_wtdbg2-racon-allhic-juicebox.fasta_v2, whole genome shotgun sequence genome contains these proteins:
- the LOC126761537 gene encoding uncharacterized protein LOC126761537 isoform X2: MQASVQRATTNFVGKFTQSVRRIVQDVKDEGAPSGMTRDEVIDTNERLRALRLRLEESYETAKKALITLMNKYGDSKSQRNVFQRYPMLKMMIKDVIRLETQYWTLIDIPRQEKQETVPSYVMRACAIMEKTQKSGEGVKTSAKLAEEAAEKRERMERLEVMTTAQIEHENTQLINDLYRLLKKYLGLRHLIRVLKEDYGSSKMYPIFPRYTMLKDMIKGIMHDPDYMEVCHEINN; the protein is encoded by the exons caaCCACAAATTTTGTGGGGAAATTCACGCAGAGTGTCCGTCGCATTGTACAAGATGTCAAGGACGAGGGAGcgccaa GTGGCATGACACGCGACGAGGTAATCGATACCAATGAACGTTTAAGAGCACTACGCTTGCGGCTGGAGGAGTCATATGAGACAGCTAAGAAAGCGCTTATAACGCTCATGAATAAATATGGCGATTCTAAGAGTCAACGCAATGTGTTCCAGCGTTATCCAATGCTGAAGATGATGATAAAA gACGTTATACGCTTAGAGACGCAATATTGGACGCTGATTGACATACCCAGGCAGGAGAAACAAGAGACCGTGCCCTCATATGTGATGCGTGCTTGTGCGATTATGGAGAAGACACAGAAATCCGGTGAAGGTGTGAAGACTTCAGCCAAATTGGCCGAGGAGGCAGCGGAGAAGCGCGAACGCATGGAACGTTTGGAAG TTATGACCACCGCACAAATCGAACACGAGAACACACAACTCATAAATGATTTATATCGActgctgaaaaaatatttgggtCTGCGGCATTTAATCAGAGTGCTCAAG gAAGATTATGGCAGCTCCAAAATGTATCCGATTTTCCCGCGTTACACAATGCTCAAAGACATGATCAAAGGCATTATGCACGATCCGGACTACATGGAAGTTTGTCATGAAATCAACAACTGA
- the LOC126761537 gene encoding uncharacterized protein LOC126761537 isoform X1, which yields MGRREIKRSNTSGSTIKSYDGGSATTNFVGKFTQSVRRIVQDVKDEGAPSGMTRDEVIDTNERLRALRLRLEESYETAKKALITLMNKYGDSKSQRNVFQRYPMLKMMIKDVIRLETQYWTLIDIPRQEKQETVPSYVMRACAIMEKTQKSGEGVKTSAKLAEEAAEKRERMERLEVMTTAQIEHENTQLINDLYRLLKKYLGLRHLIRVLKEDYGSSKMYPIFPRYTMLKDMIKGIMHDPDYMEVCHEINN from the exons caaCCACAAATTTTGTGGGGAAATTCACGCAGAGTGTCCGTCGCATTGTACAAGATGTCAAGGACGAGGGAGcgccaa GTGGCATGACACGCGACGAGGTAATCGATACCAATGAACGTTTAAGAGCACTACGCTTGCGGCTGGAGGAGTCATATGAGACAGCTAAGAAAGCGCTTATAACGCTCATGAATAAATATGGCGATTCTAAGAGTCAACGCAATGTGTTCCAGCGTTATCCAATGCTGAAGATGATGATAAAA gACGTTATACGCTTAGAGACGCAATATTGGACGCTGATTGACATACCCAGGCAGGAGAAACAAGAGACCGTGCCCTCATATGTGATGCGTGCTTGTGCGATTATGGAGAAGACACAGAAATCCGGTGAAGGTGTGAAGACTTCAGCCAAATTGGCCGAGGAGGCAGCGGAGAAGCGCGAACGCATGGAACGTTTGGAAG TTATGACCACCGCACAAATCGAACACGAGAACACACAACTCATAAATGATTTATATCGActgctgaaaaaatatttgggtCTGCGGCATTTAATCAGAGTGCTCAAG gAAGATTATGGCAGCTCCAAAATGTATCCGATTTTCCCGCGTTACACAATGCTCAAAGACATGATCAAAGGCATTATGCACGATCCGGACTACATGGAAGTTTGTCATGAAATCAACAACTGA